The Sulfobacillus thermosulfidooxidans genome segment AAATCATCCCGCTGATTTTCCATCACCTGCAACAAAATTTCGATCGTTTCTTGACCGTAGTCGCGTTCGTTTTCCTCACGATATAGGTAGTATGCTTCATCTATAAACAGCACCCCACCCATGGCACGTTTCAAGACTTCTTTGGTCTTAGGGGCCGTGTGACCAATATATTGCCCCACCAAGTCATCGCGTGTAACAGCCACCATATGGCCTTTGCGAACATATCCGAGCCGGTGCAAAATCTCTGCCATGCGCATAGCCACCGTCGTTTTCCCGGTTCCCGGATTACCTGTAAATGACATGTGCAGAGAAGGAGTTTGCGAGGATAATTCAAGTTGTTTTCTCATTTTATCGACCAGCAGCAGAGCCGCAATTTCGCGAATGCGGGTCTTAACAGGCTTTAATCCTATTAATTCACGGTCTAATTGAGCCAAAATGTCCATTACTTTGGATTCCCCGAGGACCGTATCGAAATCCAAAAACGGTTCTTGTTGAATATTTGCGGCGTCTTGTGTCATGATTTTGTGCCGCCCGCCCATTAAGGCACGGACGCGCTTCCCTCCCTTGCTGATAGTAAAGTTTCCGTGGACTGACTGATTACAGGACATACATAAGTCACGCGGATTGCGACTAATGGGTTTGCAATTGCCGCATCCCGTGCTCGGCTTGTTCACGAATTTGTTCAATCACATGTTTACGGTCAGGCTGCCCGAAAATCGCACTGCCGACGACAAGGATTTCCGCGCCTGCTTGGCTTACTGCCTCGGCCGTGTTCTGATTGATGCCACCATCGACCTCAATGAGAATCTGTGAATATCCGGAAGTGTCCAACAAATGGCGAAGATTTCGAACTTTTTCTGTCATAAGAGGAATATATTTTTGGCCACCAAAACCCGGATTTACGGTCATCACAAGAACATAGTCTAAATCCGGTAAGACATTTTCGACGACCTGGATCGGCGTCGATGGCGTCAGTGCCAAACCCGCTTTTTTGCCAGCACTGCGGATCATGTCTAAGGCTCGTTGCACATGGGGCGTGGCCTCATAATGAATCGATATGCTGTCGGCTCCTGCCTTTAAAAAATCGGGGATATATTGCTCGGGTTTCACAATCATGAGATGGACATCAAGATGTGCCGTCGTATCCTTACGTAAAGACTCCACAACCACAGGACCCATGGTGATGTTGGGAACAAATTGGCCGTCCATCACATCGATATGAATCCAGTCCGCGCCGCCCGTTAGGACATCTTGTACTTCTCGGCCCAAATGAGCAAAATTCGCGGACAAAATAGATGGAGCAATTAGCGAATTCCTCATCATATCCCCCTTCTCACATAACAAAGCCACCCTATCAGCGATGTAACCTTGTGAATTTTCTCACTAATTATCGAGTAAATTAGATCTGGTGTCAAGAGTTCTAGCGGTCAAATGTCATATCGTCCTGGCCAATGCCCTACCATTTCCCCTCAATGACGATGACGTCTATTCATTCCCTGAGACAAGTATATATGACCCAAAGACCTGGCATGTTCATGTTGCGGTCCAACAGCGTCTTCTGTACTGGGGAGCCGGTGACGTGCCCACAAATCAAATCCCTGTAATAGGAGGGCAACTGTTTATGGCCTGGCTAGTGCAACATTTTCACCCAGCGATAATCCATTTCCCCATTGTTTTGTTTTTATTGACCGCGGCCGCCCGAACCTTTAGCAACCAAGTTCCGTCGAGCTTCATTCGCCTCGGCTTATTACTTAGTATCTTCTTTGGATTACTGGCCATCGTTTCGGGTCTTGTAGCGGCTCAACCACAATTGACACCTCCCGATCGTCTCTTAACTTGGCATATGCGTTTAGCCAGTCTTTGGATGGGCTCTGTGCTGTATCTTTACCTCACGCACGATCATGAGCCAGAGCGTTTAATCACAACTTTGATATGGATTGCCGCCAGCCTTTTAATTGTCGCTATTGGCACTTTAGGCGGCTTAATGGTCTATGCTTTTGTCCGCTGACTTTTTTGATAGGCACGGCCAAATAATGCGTCAGCTAAACCCACTAAAACACCAATGGCAATTGAATCAAAGACATAGGCAAAGGTATGGACAATAGGGTAGACATAGTGAGTAAAATAAATGCTCACCACGGTCGTTGTCACAATAAAACCGATAAAACCACGACCTGGCGGAGAAATGTATCCCCCAAACATTTCATCAACCAAATAGCCAATACCGGCGACAAACAGCGCAATGATTACGGCCTCGGTTAAAGAGATGCCGGGAAACAAACTTAAGGTATAGCGAAAAATCTCTAATAACATTAAGGTCATAATGAAACGGGCTATAGCTCCCTTCCAATTCATAAACGGTCCCTCCTTATCTTCTTGCAAGTAGTGTGACTCGCTCATTCTTTCTTTATCCGGTTCCATGAGGTATAGGCAAAAAATTTTGCGGCACGCTATTCCTACACCACAGAAAGCAGGCATTGCCTAAACCGCAGCCACTATTCACCGTCCAATTCAATCAAGAGAGGAGGTAAAAACCGATCATGCAAAAAAGGCCCAAGATATGGATTGCTTTGATGGCAGTCGTAACGTTCACTGCGGGGTGTGGACTTTATGGAGCTGGCGGACCCAACAACAATGTTCCCCGGGGAAAAGAAGGTCAACAACCTCAAGGCGTTACCGACGTGAATAATACCCGCAATCCCTTGTTGGATCACAAAACCAACCGGTCACGTGCTAAGAAAGTGTCGGCGGCCACGAAAACACCGCAGAATCCTCAAGCCGTGAAAGCGGGCGCTATTGTCTTTCAAAGAGATTGCGCGTCTTGTCATGGACCCCAGGGTATTGGAACGACCGGGGCTCCAAGACTAGCCGCCCCGAGTGGTGTGGTGTCCACCTTCGGGGATGTCGCCAAACTCAAGACCTTTATTGCCACACATATGCCGGCTAATCATCCGGGAAGTCTGGATGCGAAAGACGCCACTACGGTATCACAATACGTTTGGCATATTGCCGAAGGCAAATAAAATATTTTACGTTGCCGAAAGGACCAGTACGCTAAGCCGGGTACTGGCCTTTTTCTTTATCCTATTTGATTGATAAACAATGCCACAATGCCGAGCAAATACGCCTGATTAATATATTCTAACCATTTGAGACGCATCATGCGGCGAGGAAGTGGAGTGATGAGACTTAAACCGTTACTTGTGAGAAAGACGATGCCGAGGAGTAAACTTTCCAACAAATAGTCAGGTTTTAAAGGATCGACATAATAAGGAAATAAACCACCGAGTGCAGTAAGGACCGACCATATTAACATCCGGGTTTTCAGCCGCTCTTCTTCACGCGGAAAAGTTGTTTGGATTTTTTGGCAGTACTGGCTGTGCCATAGAAAATACATTTCGTGGATATAGGATTGTGCCCAAAGCCCCGGAATCGCCAATAGAAGCAGCATTTCTGCGAAGTCTATATGATGATGTCCTATCACCAGTCCTGCATAGGGACTGAGAGCCCCAAGAAGGCTCGCGGCAATCGCACCTCCGCGCCGCCGTCCCCAATGAGGCAGGGTGAGAATGGCCGTCATATTGAACATCCCTAAACTCAGCTGGGCCATCAAAGGACTCGAGGACCACAAAGACAGCATGGCCACAGCTTGTCCTCCGATGGCAATCGTCCAGAGTTTTCGTGACAAGTGCGTATACGCCCCTTGCAACACTAATATCATGCTGGCCAGAGATTCTGACCAAGCCCACACCATGGTTGCCAGGGTAGGCCACAGGGACAACGGGTAATGTCTTACAGCGATTAATACGCTGATAGACCAAAGGACGGCGACAAATCCCCACGAAAATCGTGTGAGTGGGGTCTTGTCGGGTCCTTGCGACCAAATCATTGGCGAGATTATCTGACGATTTTGCGAAATGTTCACGACTTCGATCCCGGTTTATGCTGATGTCCTGGAGGCTTGGGTTTCGGATCATCGAATTGATCATCGATCCGCAAGGCCACTTTTCGAAAAGAAATAAGCAGGACAGTCATCACGATAATCTGGAAGAGCCACCAAAATGGATCCCACCAGTGTGCAATACCAGGACTATACGGTATTCGAATAGGTAGGTAAGGAAAAAATCCCATAGTACAACCTCCTCATCAATTGGAATAGCATCTTAAATCCAATACAGAAACAAATAGGACAACAGGCTGCCAACCATTTGAAAGATCCAAAAATATAGCGCCGCATCAGCATCCCAGTGATATTCATCGGTAAACTGAACTCGTGCCGCCCGAAAACTGATGGCAATCAGAACAAAAATTCCAACCAGTTCATAAAAACCGGAGACACCCGTTAAGGTAAAATACACTTCTCCATAACGCGTGCCCGGGGGAATAAACCGTGTCCCCCATTGATAAGCCAAAATAAACAGTTGCAAGCTACCTAATACGGCCGCACGGCGGAATCCCTGAACCATTTCCATGAGCCGATTGTGACGAATAGCCACGACAGCCTGCCAGGCAATAAGCCCAGATAACAAATCCAGCAGGATTTCAACAGCTCCTAACCAGCCGTTGACTTTGGGACTGACATAATACCCATCAAACATGTACCAGTCCGCAAAGATTAAGATGAACGGCACTGATTGACTAACCAAAAATATTCGCAATCCCCAACGGTACGCCGCTAATTCCCGGTCTTTCACATACGTTGCTGCCATACAGGGTCCTCCTCCTTATTGTGATTCGGATGCGTCCTTCACCAAATATGCCGAGGGTTCGTCATGGTCATAGCGATAGAATCCCCGTACCACCTCAACTTCTCCGTCAAAGTTATTTTCCGGAGGCGGAGAGGTCGTCAACCATTCCAGCGTGCGTGAATGCCAAGGATTTTCCGGAGCTTTAGGACCATTACGCCAAGCCCAGATAATGTGAATGGCGTGGGCAATAAAGCCTGCCCCGAGGAAGAAAGCAAAGAGAGACACTTCGTAGTTCATGGGTTTTAAATACGGTGGATAAGCCGGTACCCAGCGGTTCATTCCGTCCAATCCCAAGAGAAACATTTGACCGAACGTCCCATTGAACCCGATGAAAATCCAAATCGCTAACAGCTTGCCCCAGGTTTCGTTATACATGCGTCCAGAAAACTTCGGCAGCCAGTAATACATTGACGCAATCCATGTGAAAATCATGCCGCCAATAATGGTGTAATGGAAATGCGCGATAACAAAAAACGTATCATGGACCTGCAAATTCACCGGCGGGTCCGCCAAATAAACTCCCGTCAATCCCCCAACCACGAAGTTGAACAAACTCATCAACACCAATAGCGAAGGGGTCGTTAAACGCAGTCTCGCTTTCCACAGCGTTCCAATGGCAGCCATGAACGAAAATCCGGTGGGAATAGAAATCATCTCGGTGAAGAACGCAAAGGGAAACATTTCACTGTTGCGCATATTGGTAAACATATGGTGCGCCCAAACCAGCCCACTTAACATCATCACGAAGATCAACCCGATAATGGCCCAATCCCGCGCAAATAAGTTTTTCTGTGCCATAACCGGAATGATTTCGTTCCACATGGCAAAAGCCGGGAGCACGATAATGTAGACTTCAGGATGCCCAAACAACCAGAACATGCTCAAATAGGTTTCCGGGCTGCCTAAAGCATCCCAAAAGTGGAAAGGAATCAGCTTATCCAGCAACGCCATGACAAATGTCATTTCAATTTCCGGTTGCCAAATTAGATTAAGAAGAGACACAGTTAAAATACCCCATACAAACAAGGGCAATCGGGCCCATGTCATTCCTTTAGCCCGGTGAAAGATAATCGTGGCGGACAAATTGACAGCCGATAAAATCGTCGAAAAGGTCATCGCAAAGATCCCGAGATAGTAATACACCATGCCTCCTGGGTCTTGACTAGCTAGGGGCTCATATCCTCGCCACCCCGTATCCCAATATCCTAATAAGGGACTGGCAATCAAGGTTAGAGCTCCCGCCGGTAACAGCCAATGACCAATACCCGATAAGCGGGAAAAGACTGTCCGTTTTGCGCCGATCATGAGGGGCACAAAGTAATTGCCTAGTCCCGAAATCATTGCCACGGTGCCTACCCCAAACATCATGAGCGATCCATGAATGCCAACCGCCGTCAAATATTGGCCTGTGTAAGTAAAGAAATGCATGGAGGGTTGCATCAGCTCATATCGCATGGCCATGGCATCAAGTCCCGCAATCAGAAAGATTGAACTGGACGAAAAGAGGTATTGAATGCCAATGACTTTGTGATTGGTGCTGAGCCCAAAATAGCGGCGCCAATCTTTAGGCTCAACCCACGTGCTCGGAGAGCCAAATAGCGGTAAAATCATTTCTTCGTAACCGCCCACACCAAGGAGCCAGCCTAATAATCCCCCAACCCAACCAATAACTGCAGACGGTTCTGTCACTAAGGGATTTCCACGGTAGGGATCCACCGCCACCGTAAAAAGATCAAATACCACAAACCCTATCGTAGCCCAGATAAGCCCTCGCAACACAGGTGCCATCCGTAGGACTTTTGGTTGCGGATGGTTGCGAGGCTCCGCTTGTGCAATACGTTGTTCCATTCTTCTTCCTCCCGTAAACAAGACCTAATCAATTATGTCGGCGTTTAAACGCCGCTCGCCTGTAGTTTCTTTTGATACGCAATCCACTGGGCAAACTGCTTAGCTGTCACCACAGAGACCGGCGCTTCCATATAGGGATGTCCGGGACCGCAGACTTCAGCACATTGCACTCGGACCAGAGGACTAGTCTTGAAATTGGCCACGTGATTGGGGACTAAAAATTCGGTGCGGGTTTCTCCAGGAATCACATCTTCTTTAATCCCAAACGCGGGAATCCAGAAACTATGGATCACCCCAGCGTAGACATCATAGGTGTGGAAAGGGTCATAACTTCGTAGGAAGAACTCAACTGGCCGGTTCACCGGCAATTCCATCTCGTCCAGTCCCTGGGCATTAACCGCCTGTTTAATCCCATATTGGGGATAGCTAAAAATCCATTCCCATTGTCTTGCTGTCACATTGACAATTAACGGATTCTGCTTTTTTTCTTGCCGCCAGTTAGTAAACATGGCTTCAAGGTCTACAGAGGTTGGATGTAGCCAGAACATAATATTTAACAGAAAACTCGCCGCCACCCAGAAAAAGATGTACCATTTGTTCCGCATGGCTTGCACCAAACTGGGTTTCGGTTCATTATTGGGAGCGCGAAAACGAATTAACGTGTAAATGACCATCAACGCCACAAATATGAATATGGGCATGAGCCAAGAGGACAAAAAGTTAAAAGCGCTTAAGGCGATACTGCCCTGATTGGATATGGTGTAATACATGGAATGGGCACGAATAGATCGAAACCAGATTTCTCCCAGTGTCGTGAGAATCCCCCAAATCACGACGAAGACAATTGCATCCCCCATCGTACTGCCTCCTTTCAACGCCGCACATGCGCGCTAACACAATCTCATGCCGGTAGAATATTGATTAACCCCTGCATGCCATCGCGGTAATGGATAAACTCCTGGACGAAACAACCGAAGTGCCAAAGGCCGGGTTTGTTTGGCACCGTAAAGGTTAATTTCAAACTCCCCCCGGGTTGTAAGGTGGGACTAAAATCGCCACCGGTGGTAATTTGGTAAGGACCCTTCGGCCCCACATAGGTCACATGCGCCTTATTTGGAACAAAGTTGTCGATTTTATAGGGGTCACTCAAGGTCACATCGACACCATCCCAAAAATCAATCGCCCAGGCATCCGCATCCATATACCCAAATCCTTGAAAATAATCCATATTCAGCTTTCGCCCGATGGTCCATTCATGCCAATGGGTGTGACTTTGGTTTTGCAACGTGACTTCTAGCTTGTCCCCCACTCGCCATGTCATATAGTTGGGAATGTAGTAGTAATCGAATTGATAGAGGTTGATTTTTCCTGAACTGACCGGAGATCCCACAAGATTTCGCGCCAAACTGACAATGTCCGGTTTGGCAAAGAGTGAAATTAATGCGGCTGCCGTAACTCCAACTCCGCCCCAAATCACTTGTCGTCGATTCCACTGTTGCTGCAAAATGCCAGTGGGTTCGTGATTTTCCACATCCATCACCTTTCCTTCGTGCCATACGAGTCAATCAGACACACGTAAAGTACGGTGTCTTGAAAGTCTTCGGTTAATGCATTTGGGTTACCGCTAGAACCTGATCTGTCACCGGGTCAACGACAACTTGATAAAGATGCGACCCTTTTTGGACTCCAATGGTAAAAAAGGTTCGCCCGTGGCGGTTCGTTGATGGGACAAGACTCACAACGTGTCCTCCTTGGACTGCATAAGTGGCGGCACTATCGGCTCGGATGATGATCTTAGACTCCGAGGCTCGAACCGTCGTCGGACTATTGGCCGCCATAACTTGGCCGGACATTCCCATCGCCACCAACGTCGCTATAACGCCGATGACCCTTCGCAATTTTCCTTTCATAACATCTCCTCCCTTTTGCCAAGTTATTGATCCAATTTTTCCCTTCATTTTTCTCCCGCCTCTCGTTCTTTCCCAGATGCGTTGTTTGAAAGCGTTAGTATCTTTCCCATGAGGTGGTATGTGTGGAATTGATGACTTCTATACTTTTTTGGCAATAAAAAAAAGCCGCTCGAGCGGCTTAATGCGTGATGTTATTATGAAAAGGATTATGAAAAGGCGGTGAGAGCTTTCATACGCTGACGCATAATGGTTACCGCGTCAGGATTATTGTCCCCGAGCCAAACCGGACGCTTGAGGGTCCATGCCGCAACCCCGGTGGTTCCCGATCCCGCCATCAGATCGCCCACCCAATCCCCTGGGCGGGTTAAGAGCAACACCAGTCTCTCCAATAATTGAAGCGGCTTTTGCGTGGGATAGCCTGTACGTTCTTTCGCCGAGGTATTAATAATTGGAATGTCCCAAACACTGTCTATCGCACGCCCTTTTTCGACCACATCATCCAGATAAATGCGGTAAGCATGGGACTGTCCCTTCCCCTTGTGTCCCCAAATCCATTCCCGGCCATCGGAATCCCTATGGATCTTTTGTTTTTTCATCCGCACATAATAGTCGCGGTCCCATGCATCATAAACAGGCATCATCCGGGATTTCTCCGATTTGGCCCAAATTAAGAGGACGTCATGTTTGCTATTGACACGGTTCGAGGCTTTTGTACGGCGTCCGGTATAATGCCAAATCACTTCATTGCGAAAATTGTCATAACCCATGAACTCATCACCCAATACTTTCAGATAATGACTGGCATGATAGTCGCAGTGCAGCACAAAAAAACCGGTTGGCGCTAAAAAGGGCATAATAAGAGCAAAATGCTGCCGGATGAAATCTAAATACACGGGCAATGAGGGCCAGCTGTCCTCAAATGATCCATGACTAGCCGTTTGTTGCCTGCCCGAAAAAAATGGAGGATCCCAATAAATTAGTTGAAACCGGTCAGCAAATCCATGACGCGCAAGCCAATTTAATTGTTCTTTTGCAGAACCGTGCATAATCACATAGGGAGTTTGATGATAAGAAGGATGAGAGGAGGTAATCTGATCGCTAAGCACCCGGACCCGCGTGAAATATTGGCGAACGAGCGCACATTTTTGTCCTGGCTTCGCACAGGTATATCGTTGATGGCTTTTGGATTTGTTGTGTCGAAATTTAATCTGTTTTTGCAAATTCGTGTTCACCGTCCAGCCGAACATGGTATTTTAGGACTTGTTCTTGTGGCCGGTGGTGTGATCATTATGATTTTTGCAACATGGCAATTTCGAAAGAACTTTTTGCGATTGCACCAAGGCAGTCCATTAAC includes the following:
- a CDS encoding c-type cytochrome, with the translated sequence MQKRPKIWIALMAVVTFTAGCGLYGAGGPNNNVPRGKEGQQPQGVTDVNNTRNPLLDHKTNRSRAKKVSAATKTPQNPQAVKAGAIVFQRDCASCHGPQGIGTTGAPRLAAPSGVVSTFGDVAKLKTFIATHMPANHPGSLDAKDATTVSQYVWHIAEGK
- the cbbX gene encoding CbbX protein; the protein is MTQDAANIQQEPFLDFDTVLGESKVMDILAQLDRELIGLKPVKTRIREIAALLLVDKMRKQLELSSQTPSLHMSFTGNPGTGKTTVAMRMAEILHRLGYVRKGHMVAVTRDDLVGQYIGHTAPKTKEVLKRAMGGVLFIDEAYYLYREENERDYGQETIEILLQVMENQRDDLVVILAGYKDRMDRFFKSNPGMRSRIAHHIDFPDYTADELLLIAELMLAEQHYRLSQEAREAFRSYLDRRMAMPNFANARSVRNALDRARLRQANRLFAKGGRLTKDDLMTIEAEDILASRVFTGLPDQDHVSA
- a CDS encoding cytochrome c oxidase subunit II, coding for MGDAIVFVVIWGILTTLGEIWFRSIRAHSMYYTISNQGSIALSAFNFLSSWLMPIFIFVALMVIYTLIRFRAPNNEPKPSLVQAMRNKWYIFFWVAASFLLNIMFWLHPTSVDLEAMFTNWRQEKKQNPLIVNVTARQWEWIFSYPQYGIKQAVNAQGLDEMELPVNRPVEFFLRSYDPFHTYDVYAGVIHSFWIPAFGIKEDVIPGETRTEFLVPNHVANFKTSPLVRVQCAEVCGPGHPYMEAPVSVVTAKQFAQWIAYQKKLQASGV
- a CDS encoding cytochrome c oxidase subunit III encodes the protein MAATYVKDRELAAYRWGLRIFLVSQSVPFILIFADWYMFDGYYVSPKVNGWLGAVEILLDLLSGLIAWQAVVAIRHNRLMEMVQGFRRAAVLGSLQLFILAYQWGTRFIPPGTRYGEVYFTLTGVSGFYELVGIFVLIAISFRAARVQFTDEYHWDADAALYFWIFQMVGSLLSYLFLYWI
- a CDS encoding DNA-methyltransferase; the encoded protein is MLSDQITSSHPSYHQTPYVIMHGSAKEQLNWLARHGFADRFQLIYWDPPFFSGRQQTASHGSFEDSWPSLPVYLDFIRQHFALIMPFLAPTGFFVLHCDYHASHYLKVLGDEFMGYDNFRNEVIWHYTGRRTKASNRVNSKHDVLLIWAKSEKSRMMPVYDAWDRDYYVRMKKQKIHRDSDGREWIWGHKGKGQSHAYRIYLDDVVEKGRAIDSVWDIPIINTSAKERTGYPTQKPLQLLERLVLLLTRPGDWVGDLMAGSGTTGVAAWTLKRPVWLGDNNPDAVTIMRQRMKALTAFS
- the rpe gene encoding ribulose-phosphate 3-epimerase; the encoded protein is MRNSLIAPSILSANFAHLGREVQDVLTGGADWIHIDVMDGQFVPNITMGPVVVESLRKDTTAHLDVHLMIVKPEQYIPDFLKAGADSISIHYEATPHVQRALDMIRSAGKKAGLALTPSTPIQVVENVLPDLDYVLVMTVNPGFGGQKYIPLMTEKVRNLRHLLDTSGYSQILIEVDGGINQNTAEAVSQAGAEILVVGSAIFGQPDRKHVIEQIREQAEHGMRQLQTH
- a CDS encoding cytochrome c oxidase subunit I, translated to MEQRIAQAEPRNHPQPKVLRMAPVLRGLIWATIGFVVFDLFTVAVDPYRGNPLVTEPSAVIGWVGGLLGWLLGVGGYEEMILPLFGSPSTWVEPKDWRRYFGLSTNHKVIGIQYLFSSSSIFLIAGLDAMAMRYELMQPSMHFFTYTGQYLTAVGIHGSLMMFGVGTVAMISGLGNYFVPLMIGAKRTVFSRLSGIGHWLLPAGALTLIASPLLGYWDTGWRGYEPLASQDPGGMVYYYLGIFAMTFSTILSAVNLSATIIFHRAKGMTWARLPLFVWGILTVSLLNLIWQPEIEMTFVMALLDKLIPFHFWDALGSPETYLSMFWLFGHPEVYIIVLPAFAMWNEIIPVMAQKNLFARDWAIIGLIFVMMLSGLVWAHHMFTNMRNSEMFPFAFFTEMISIPTGFSFMAAIGTLWKARLRLTTPSLLVLMSLFNFVVGGLTGVYLADPPVNLQVHDTFFVIAHFHYTIIGGMIFTWIASMYYWLPKFSGRMYNETWGKLLAIWIFIGFNGTFGQMFLLGLDGMNRWVPAYPPYLKPMNYEVSLFAFFLGAGFIAHAIHIIWAWRNGPKAPENPWHSRTLEWLTTSPPPENNFDGEVEVVRGFYRYDHDEPSAYLVKDASESQ
- a CDS encoding YidH family protein, which codes for MRGGNLIAKHPDPREILANERTFLSWLRTGISLMAFGFVVSKFNLFLQIRVHRPAEHGILGLVLVAGGVIIMIFATWQFRKNFLRLHQGSPLTDIRFSLLTGIVMILIGVGVFIYLTNTSGS